A single region of the Variovorax paradoxus genome encodes:
- a CDS encoding YchJ family protein: MSATVPTTGPCPCGRTDRRDKPIGYALCCGRYLEDFEGAPAPDAESLMRSRYTAFVLERGPYLLATWHASKRPASIEFEPGVKWLGLDIRSRSVLDADHAEVEFVARQRSSTGTATRLHERSRFVREDDRWFYLEGDLQTPG, from the coding sequence ATGAGCGCCACTGTTCCCACCACCGGACCCTGCCCCTGCGGCCGCACGGACCGTCGAGACAAGCCCATCGGCTATGCCCTGTGCTGCGGCCGCTACCTCGAGGACTTCGAGGGCGCGCCCGCGCCCGACGCCGAATCGCTGATGCGGTCGCGCTATACCGCCTTCGTACTGGAACGCGGGCCTTACCTGCTTGCCACCTGGCATGCATCGAAGCGGCCGGCCTCGATCGAGTTCGAGCCCGGCGTGAAATGGCTGGGGCTGGACATCCGCTCGCGCTCGGTGCTCGACGCCGACCATGCCGAGGTCGAATTCGTCGCCCGGCAGCGCAGCAGCACCGGCACTGCCACGCGGCTGCACGAGCGCAGCCGCTTCGTGCGTGAGGACGATCGCTGGTTCTACCTCGAAGGCGACTTGCAGACTCCTGGTTGA
- a CDS encoding helix-turn-helix transcriptional regulator produces the protein MYLTGSEQQALRGVFTLLAEDRGEGDIRERLGRALLDLLHADQFASFVWNAESGRFDSRVALNMDPANLDRYGEWHQHHDPITFVLQSHRRATRVTDVMPQRKLMRTEFFTDFLSRDGLHWGMNLHAFEGNRALGDLRIWRRKGRGDFGDHEKALLDLIEPAFIGALQRAQRKAAAAQMPAEAPWNALSAREQEVARAVCEGLTDKEIARRMAVSVPTVRTYLRRIFDKLGIERRSALAGWVQR, from the coding sequence ATGTACCTGACAGGCTCCGAACAGCAGGCGCTGCGTGGCGTTTTCACGCTGCTGGCGGAAGACCGAGGCGAAGGCGACATTCGCGAGCGCCTCGGCCGGGCGCTGCTCGACTTGCTGCATGCGGACCAGTTCGCATCCTTCGTCTGGAATGCCGAAAGCGGCCGATTCGACAGCCGCGTGGCCCTGAACATGGACCCCGCCAACCTGGACCGCTACGGCGAATGGCACCAGCACCACGACCCGATCACCTTCGTGCTGCAGTCGCATCGCCGCGCCACGCGCGTGACCGACGTGATGCCGCAGCGAAAACTGATGCGCACGGAATTCTTCACCGACTTTCTCTCGCGCGACGGATTGCACTGGGGCATGAACCTGCATGCGTTCGAGGGCAACCGGGCGCTGGGCGACCTGCGCATCTGGCGGCGCAAGGGCCGCGGCGATTTCGGCGATCATGAAAAGGCGCTGCTCGACCTGATCGAGCCCGCATTCATCGGTGCGCTGCAGCGTGCGCAGCGCAAAGCGGCTGCCGCGCAAATGCCCGCCGAAGCGCCGTGGAATGCCCTGAGTGCGCGAGAGCAGGAGGTCGCGCGGGCCGTCTGCGAAGGCCTGACCGACAAGGAGATCGCACGCCGGATGGCGGTGAGCGTGCCGACGGTGCGCACCTACCTGCGGCGCATCTTCGACAAGCTCGGCATCGAGCGCCGCTCGGCGCTGGCCGGTTGGGTCCAGCGCTGA
- the iaaH gene encoding indoleacetamide hydrolase: protein MSNSKPFFFAASLLCLGASAQAQPAAVDIGTLTAGDAVQQLCAGTLTSEQLVTVYVAQAKQNANLNAFITLDEAGALKAARAADATRKRGGACKPLAGLPVVIKDNIQVQGLPATAGSPALKGFVPAADAPVVAKLRGAGAIILGKTNMHELAFGVSGYNPAFQTGAEVGVRNAYNASRVAGGSSSGNGAALGARMAPAALGTDTGGSVRIPCAFNGCASLRPSMGRYSQRGIAPISHTRDTAGPMAQSIADVALLDRVIAGGAPLKPADLKRVRLGVVPAFYANLDADTRGATDAALAKLREAGVTLVDVEMPKLMELNGAIGFPVALYEAHDDMVAYLAKYRTGIDIAQLTAGIASPDVKGTFEAFVVPRKLPAPNGTVDAKPAYDNAMHAARPALQKLYRDTFAQHRLDALVFATVPRVAPLAAPEASSPENFGALIQNTDPGSNAGIPGVQLPSGLGAESGLPVGLELDGPAGSDRKLLAVGLAVENVLGRLPASKTK, encoded by the coding sequence ATGTCCAATTCCAAACCCTTCTTCTTCGCCGCGAGCCTGCTGTGCCTCGGTGCATCCGCGCAGGCGCAGCCAGCCGCCGTTGACATCGGCACGCTGACCGCGGGCGATGCCGTGCAGCAGCTCTGCGCCGGCACCCTCACCAGCGAGCAGCTCGTAACGGTCTACGTCGCGCAGGCCAAGCAAAATGCAAACCTCAACGCCTTCATCACGCTTGACGAGGCCGGCGCGCTGAAGGCGGCGCGCGCCGCCGATGCCACGCGCAAGCGCGGCGGCGCCTGCAAGCCGCTGGCCGGGCTGCCGGTGGTCATCAAGGACAACATCCAGGTGCAGGGCCTGCCCGCCACGGCCGGCTCCCCGGCGCTCAAGGGCTTTGTGCCCGCAGCCGATGCGCCGGTGGTCGCGAAGCTGCGCGGGGCAGGTGCCATCATTCTCGGCAAGACGAACATGCACGAACTGGCCTTCGGCGTATCGGGCTACAACCCCGCATTCCAGACCGGCGCCGAGGTGGGCGTGCGCAATGCCTACAACGCCAGCCGCGTGGCGGGCGGTTCGTCGTCGGGAAATGGCGCGGCACTCGGCGCGCGCATGGCGCCGGCGGCACTGGGCACCGACACGGGCGGCTCGGTGCGCATTCCGTGCGCATTCAACGGCTGCGCTTCGCTGCGCCCCAGCATGGGCCGCTACTCGCAGCGCGGCATTGCACCGATCTCCCACACCCGCGACACCGCCGGGCCGATGGCGCAGTCGATCGCCGACGTTGCGCTGCTCGACCGCGTGATTGCAGGCGGCGCCCCGCTGAAGCCTGCCGATCTGAAGCGCGTGCGGCTCGGCGTGGTGCCGGCTTTCTACGCCAACCTCGACGCCGACACGCGCGGCGCGACCGATGCAGCGCTGGCCAAGCTGCGCGAGGCAGGCGTCACGCTGGTCGACGTGGAGATGCCCAAGCTCATGGAACTCAATGGCGCCATCGGCTTTCCGGTCGCGCTCTATGAGGCGCACGACGACATGGTCGCGTACCTCGCGAAATACCGCACCGGCATCGACATCGCGCAGCTGACGGCCGGCATTGCGAGCCCGGACGTCAAGGGCACCTTCGAGGCCTTCGTGGTCCCACGCAAGCTGCCCGCGCCGAATGGCACGGTCGACGCCAAGCCGGCCTACGACAACGCGATGCATGCCGCGCGGCCCGCATTGCAGAAGCTCTATCGCGACACCTTCGCGCAGCACCGTCTCGACGCGTTGGTGTTCGCTACCGTGCCGCGCGTGGCGCCGCTGGCTGCACCTGAAGCCAGCAGCCCCGAGAACTTCGGCGCGCTGATCCAGAACACCGATCCGGGCAGCAACGCCGGCATTCCGGGCGTGCAGCTGCCATCGGGTCTTGGCGCGGAGAGCGGCCTGCCTGTTGGGTTGGAACTCGACGGACCCGCCGGCAGCGATCGCAAGCTGCTTGCCGTGGGCCTTGCGGTGGAAAACGTGCTGGGCCGCCTGCCGGCTTCGAAGACGAAGTAG
- a CDS encoding metallophosphoesterase: MNPGTRRRPPVLRIAVAVLLLALAVWTVAIEPRWVAARVEPLSSAQWQAPAGLKVAVAGDWHLTTRSAWRITSVERAARSVDQINAAQPDVILLPGDFLAGSGGDEDLSIEEMAAVLGRLKAPRGVYAVLGNHDWWHDGERTARALSAAGIRVLENASARLPDHDIWVVGIGDDSTGHSQPDKALAGVPKDAATLVMMHDPFSFATMLPTRGLVVAAHTHGGQVSVPGYGALVVPGRAPREWAYGWVAHKGKRMYVTSGLGVSILPVRFNMRPEWVMFQ; encoded by the coding sequence GTGAACCCCGGCACGCGCCGCCGGCCGCCGGTGCTCCGGATCGCGGTAGCGGTCCTGCTGCTGGCGCTGGCCGTCTGGACGGTTGCCATCGAACCGCGCTGGGTTGCGGCACGCGTCGAGCCGCTGAGTTCGGCGCAGTGGCAGGCGCCCGCCGGACTCAAGGTGGCTGTCGCGGGCGATTGGCATCTCACCACGCGCTCGGCCTGGCGCATTACCAGCGTGGAGCGCGCTGCACGCAGCGTCGACCAGATCAACGCCGCGCAGCCCGACGTGATCCTGCTGCCCGGCGACTTTCTTGCGGGCTCGGGCGGCGACGAAGACCTGTCCATCGAAGAGATGGCTGCCGTGCTGGGACGCCTGAAAGCGCCGCGGGGCGTGTACGCTGTGCTCGGCAACCACGACTGGTGGCATGACGGCGAACGCACGGCGCGCGCCTTGTCCGCAGCGGGCATCCGCGTGCTCGAGAACGCCTCGGCTCGCCTGCCGGACCATGACATCTGGGTGGTCGGCATCGGCGACGACTCGACCGGCCACTCGCAGCCGGACAAGGCGTTGGCCGGCGTGCCGAAGGACGCCGCCACGCTGGTCATGATGCACGACCCCTTCAGCTTTGCGACCATGCTGCCCACCCGCGGGCTGGTGGTGGCCGCGCACACGCACGGAGGGCAGGTCAGCGTGCCGGGTTACGGCGCACTGGTGGTGCCGGGGCGCGCGCCGCGCGAGTGGGCCTATGGCTGGGTAGCGCACAAGGGCAAGCGCATGTACGTGACCAGCGGGTTGGGCGTGAGCATTCTCCCGGTGCGTTTCAACATGCGGCCCGAGTGGGTGATGTTCCAGTAG
- a CDS encoding acyl-CoA dehydrogenase family protein: MLLSADQEAIRDAVRDFSQAELWPNAPKWDREHSFPKEAHQGLAALGAYGICVPEEHGGAGLDYLTLALVLEEIAAGDGGTSTAISVTNCPVNAILMRYGNAQQKKQWLEPLAQGQMLGAFCLTEPQAGSDASSLRTTARKDGDGYVIDGVKQFITSGKNGQVAIVIAVTDKGAGKRGMSAFIVPTDAPGYSVARLEDKLGQHSSDTAQINFDGCRIPAENLIGAEGEGYKIALGALEGGRIGIAAQSVGMARSAFDVALAYAKERQAFGGSIFEQQAVGFRLAECATQLEAARQLIWHAASLRDAGRPCLKEAAMAKLFASEMAERVCSAAIQTLGGYGYVNDFPLERIYRDVRVCQIYEGTSDIQKLLIQRALA; encoded by the coding sequence ATGCTGCTCAGTGCCGACCAGGAAGCCATCCGCGACGCGGTGCGCGATTTTTCGCAGGCCGAACTCTGGCCCAACGCCCCCAAGTGGGACCGCGAGCACAGCTTTCCGAAGGAAGCGCACCAGGGCCTTGCCGCGCTGGGCGCCTACGGCATCTGCGTGCCGGAAGAGCATGGCGGCGCGGGGCTCGACTACCTCACGCTCGCGCTGGTGCTCGAAGAAATCGCGGCCGGCGACGGCGGCACCAGCACGGCCATCAGCGTGACCAACTGCCCGGTCAACGCCATCCTCATGCGCTACGGCAACGCGCAGCAGAAGAAGCAATGGCTCGAGCCTTTGGCGCAAGGGCAGATGCTCGGCGCCTTCTGCCTGACCGAGCCGCAGGCCGGCAGCGATGCGTCGAGCCTGCGCACCACGGCGCGAAAAGATGGAGACGGCTACGTGATCGACGGCGTGAAGCAGTTCATCACCAGCGGCAAGAACGGCCAGGTTGCCATCGTGATTGCGGTGACCGACAAGGGCGCGGGCAAGCGCGGCATGAGCGCGTTCATCGTGCCCACCGATGCGCCCGGCTACAGCGTCGCGCGTCTCGAGGACAAGCTCGGCCAGCACAGCAGCGACACCGCGCAGATCAATTTCGACGGCTGCCGCATTCCGGCGGAGAATCTCATCGGTGCGGAGGGCGAGGGCTACAAGATCGCGCTGGGTGCGCTCGAAGGTGGTCGCATCGGCATTGCGGCGCAGAGCGTGGGCATGGCGCGCAGCGCGTTCGACGTGGCTCTGGCCTATGCCAAGGAGCGACAAGCCTTCGGTGGTTCGATATTCGAACAGCAGGCCGTGGGTTTTCGCCTGGCCGAATGCGCCACGCAGCTTGAAGCCGCCCGCCAGCTCATCTGGCATGCCGCGAGCCTGCGCGACGCCGGCCGCCCGTGCCTGAAGGAAGCCGCCATGGCTAAGCTGTTCGCGAGCGAGATGGCCGAGCGCGTGTGCAGCGCCGCCATCCAGACGCTGGGCGGCTACGGCTATGTGAACGACTTTCCGCTCGAACGCATTTACCGCGACGTGCGGGTGTGCCAGATCTACGAAGGCACGTCCGACATCCAGAAGCTGCTGATTCAACGCGCGCTGGCGTGA
- a CDS encoding glutamate carboxypeptidase, which yields MRPSIQRTVMTALLAGAFLAPAAGWAQKRDNVLFQAATDAQPAVLKTLEQLVNIETGTGDAEGIAAAGNYLEAELKNLGFTVTRSKSAGLVVGDNIVGKIKGRGGKNLLLMSHMDTVYLKGTLAKAPFRIEGNKAYGPGIADDKGGNAVILHTLKLLKDYGVRDYGTITVLFNTDEEKGSFGSRDLIQEEAKQADYVLSFEPTAAGDEKLSLGTSGIAYVQVNITGKASHAGAAPDLGVNALVEASDLVLRTMSIDDKAKHLRFNWTIAKAGSVSNIIPASATLNADVRYAQNEDFEAAMKTLEEKAQQKKLPESDVKVLITRGRPAFNAGEGGKKLVEKAVAFYKEAGGTLGVEERTGGGTDAAYAALSGKPVIESLGLPGFGYHSDKAEYVDISAIPRRLYMAARLIMDLGAGK from the coding sequence ATGCGCCCATCCATTCAACGTACCGTCATGACGGCCTTGCTCGCCGGCGCCTTTCTTGCGCCCGCCGCCGGCTGGGCGCAGAAACGCGACAACGTGCTCTTCCAGGCCGCGACCGATGCGCAGCCCGCGGTGCTCAAGACCCTGGAACAGCTCGTCAACATCGAAACCGGCACGGGCGATGCCGAAGGCATTGCGGCCGCGGGCAACTACCTCGAGGCCGAACTCAAGAACCTCGGCTTCACGGTCACGCGCAGCAAGTCGGCCGGCCTCGTGGTGGGCGACAACATCGTCGGCAAGATCAAGGGCCGGGGCGGCAAGAACCTGCTTCTGATGTCGCACATGGACACCGTGTACCTCAAAGGCACGCTTGCGAAGGCGCCTTTCCGAATCGAAGGCAACAAGGCCTACGGCCCCGGCATTGCCGACGACAAGGGCGGCAACGCCGTCATCCTGCACACGCTGAAGCTGCTCAAGGACTACGGCGTACGCGACTACGGCACCATCACCGTGCTGTTCAACACCGACGAGGAAAAAGGCTCCTTCGGCTCGCGCGACCTGATCCAGGAAGAAGCCAAGCAGGCCGACTACGTGCTTTCCTTCGAACCCACGGCCGCCGGCGACGAGAAGCTTTCGCTCGGCACTTCGGGCATCGCCTACGTGCAGGTCAACATCACCGGCAAGGCCTCGCACGCCGGCGCCGCGCCCGACCTGGGCGTGAACGCGCTCGTGGAAGCGTCCGACCTGGTGCTGCGCACCATGAGCATCGACGACAAGGCCAAGCACCTGCGCTTCAACTGGACCATTGCCAAGGCCGGCAGCGTGTCGAACATCATTCCCGCCAGTGCCACGCTGAACGCCGACGTGCGCTATGCACAGAACGAAGACTTCGAAGCCGCCATGAAGACGCTGGAAGAAAAGGCGCAGCAGAAGAAGCTGCCAGAATCCGACGTCAAGGTGCTGATCACGCGCGGCCGCCCCGCCTTCAATGCGGGCGAAGGCGGCAAGAAGCTGGTCGAAAAGGCCGTGGCGTTCTACAAGGAAGCCGGCGGCACGCTGGGCGTTGAAGAACGCACCGGCGGCGGCACCGACGCGGCCTACGCGGCGCTCTCTGGCAAGCCGGTGATCGAAAGCCTGGGCCTGCCGGGCTTCGGCTATCACAGCGACAAGGCCGAATACGTCGACATCAGCGCGATCCCGCGGCGCCTGTACATGGCCGCGCGGCTCATCATGGATCTGGGCGCCGGCAAGTAG
- a CDS encoding acetyl-CoA C-acyltransferase: MSESIVIVGAARTPMGSFQGDFSSLSAHDLGGAAIKAAVERAGIAPDSVGEVLFGNCLMAGQGQAPARQAAYKGGLPDSAGAVTLSKMCGSAMKAAMLAHDLLLAGTHEVMVAGGMESMTNAPYLMLKGRGGYRMGHDKIYDHMMLDGLEDAYQPGRSMGTFGEDCAAKYKFTREQQDAFAIASVQRAKAATESGAFKDEITPVTVKGRGGDTVISIDEGPGKVKLDKIATLKPAFKKENGTITAASSSSINDGAAALVMMTESHATKIGAKPIARIVGHATHAQQPEWFSTAPVGAVAKLFKKTGWSVKDVDLWEVNEAFAVVPMALMHELDVSHEIVNVNGGACALGHPIGASGARIMVTLIHALKARGKKRGVATLCIGGGEGTAVALELL; this comes from the coding sequence ATGTCCGAATCCATCGTCATCGTCGGCGCCGCCCGCACCCCCATGGGTAGCTTTCAGGGCGACTTTTCTTCCCTCTCCGCGCACGACCTTGGCGGCGCTGCGATCAAGGCCGCCGTGGAGCGCGCCGGCATTGCGCCTGACAGCGTCGGCGAAGTGCTGTTCGGCAACTGCCTCATGGCAGGCCAGGGCCAGGCGCCGGCGCGCCAGGCGGCCTACAAGGGCGGCCTGCCCGACAGCGCGGGCGCCGTCACGCTCAGCAAGATGTGCGGCTCGGCCATGAAGGCCGCCATGCTCGCGCACGACCTGCTGCTGGCGGGTACGCACGAGGTGATGGTGGCTGGCGGCATGGAAAGCATGACCAACGCGCCCTACCTCATGCTCAAGGGCCGAGGCGGCTACCGCATGGGCCACGACAAGATCTATGACCACATGATGCTCGACGGCCTCGAAGACGCCTACCAGCCGGGCCGCTCGATGGGCACCTTCGGCGAAGACTGCGCCGCCAAGTACAAGTTCACGCGCGAGCAGCAAGATGCCTTTGCAATTGCCAGCGTGCAGCGCGCCAAGGCGGCCACCGAGTCCGGAGCGTTCAAGGACGAGATCACGCCCGTCACCGTGAAGGGCCGCGGCGGCGACACCGTCATTTCCATCGACGAAGGCCCGGGCAAGGTCAAGCTCGACAAGATCGCCACGCTCAAGCCCGCGTTCAAGAAAGAGAACGGCACCATCACCGCTGCATCGAGCTCGTCGATCAACGATGGCGCCGCGGCGCTGGTGATGATGACCGAGTCGCATGCGACGAAGATCGGCGCCAAGCCCATCGCACGCATCGTCGGCCATGCCACGCACGCGCAGCAGCCCGAGTGGTTTTCCACCGCGCCGGTCGGCGCCGTCGCCAAGCTGTTCAAGAAGACCGGCTGGAGCGTGAAAGACGTCGACCTGTGGGAAGTGAATGAGGCCTTCGCGGTGGTGCCCATGGCGCTGATGCATGAACTCGACGTGTCGCACGAGATCGTCAACGTGAACGGCGGCGCCTGCGCGCTGGGCCACCCCATCGGCGCCAGCGGCGCGCGCATCATGGTCACGCTCATCCATGCGCTGAAGGCACGCGGCAAGAAGCGCGGCGTGGCCACGCTGTGCATCGGCGGCGGCGAAGGCACCGCCGTGGCACTCGAATTGCTCTGA
- the aceK gene encoding bifunctional isocitrate dehydrogenase kinase/phosphatase, producing the protein MFPQRLDSPLAYDIAKAMIDGFNRHYSLFRAESARAKHRFETADWHGQQRAQRERIEFYDLRVNEAVARLEKEFKAGDQPMEVWHQVKLHFIGLLVDHHQPELAESFFNSVTTKILHRAYFQNDFIFVRPAISTEYIEPRGAPTYRPYYPSHGTLADTIEQMLDDYGLQGTFANKRRDAERVAHAIMGRFHQVKLRANFQIQVLSGLFYRNKGAYVVGKIMNGFVELPFSLPILHDRHGKFYVDAALFGEDDLQMLFSFARAYFMVDMEVPSACVQFLRSLMPRKPRAEIYNALGLAKQGKTLFYRDFLSHLNYSSDRFRIAPGIKGMVMLVFDLPSFPFVFKVIKDFYPPQKDTTREQIKGKYLLVKQHDRVGRMADTLEYSDVGFPLDRFEPELIDEIRKFAPSQLEIADRDGNGEMELVLKHVYIERRMIPLNIFLQEAFDTLANPESPAHAKRAQEQLEHAVVEYGNAIKDMVAANIFPGDMLWKNFGVTRGGKVVFYDYDEIEYITDCQFRKVPAARNEEDEMSGEVWYSVGPKDVFPETFGPFLLGNDAVREAFMAHHADLLDAAFWQHHKERIQAGQMLDVFPYEEAQRFPHDGHATHF; encoded by the coding sequence ATGTTCCCGCAGCGCCTCGATTCGCCGCTGGCTTACGACATTGCCAAGGCGATGATCGATGGTTTCAATCGCCATTACAGCCTCTTCCGGGCCGAATCGGCGCGCGCCAAGCATCGCTTCGAAACGGCCGACTGGCATGGCCAGCAGCGCGCGCAGCGCGAGCGCATCGAGTTCTATGACCTGCGGGTGAACGAGGCCGTGGCCCGGCTCGAGAAGGAGTTCAAGGCCGGCGACCAGCCCATGGAGGTGTGGCACCAGGTCAAGCTGCACTTCATCGGCCTGTTGGTGGACCACCACCAGCCCGAGCTGGCCGAGAGTTTCTTCAACTCGGTGACGACGAAGATCCTGCACCGCGCCTACTTCCAGAACGACTTCATCTTCGTTCGGCCGGCCATCAGCACCGAATACATCGAGCCGCGCGGCGCGCCCACGTACAGGCCCTACTACCCCTCGCACGGCACGCTGGCCGACACCATCGAGCAGATGCTGGACGACTACGGCCTGCAGGGCACTTTTGCCAACAAGCGCCGCGATGCCGAGCGCGTGGCGCACGCCATCATGGGGCGCTTTCACCAGGTGAAGCTGCGCGCCAACTTCCAGATCCAGGTGCTCTCGGGGCTGTTCTACCGCAACAAGGGCGCCTACGTGGTCGGCAAGATCATGAACGGTTTTGTCGAGCTGCCGTTCTCGCTGCCCATACTGCACGACAGGCATGGGAAGTTCTACGTGGATGCGGCACTCTTCGGCGAAGACGACCTGCAGATGCTCTTCAGCTTTGCCCGCGCCTACTTCATGGTCGACATGGAAGTGCCCTCGGCTTGCGTGCAGTTTTTGCGCTCGCTCATGCCGCGCAAGCCGCGCGCCGAGATCTACAACGCGCTGGGTCTTGCAAAGCAGGGCAAGACGCTGTTCTACCGAGACTTTCTTTCCCACCTCAACTATTCGAGCGACCGCTTCCGCATTGCGCCCGGCATCAAGGGCATGGTCATGCTGGTGTTCGACCTGCCTTCGTTCCCTTTCGTCTTCAAGGTCATCAAGGACTTCTATCCGCCGCAGAAAGACACCACGCGCGAGCAGATCAAGGGCAAGTACCTGCTGGTGAAGCAGCACGACCGCGTCGGCCGCATGGCCGACACGCTGGAGTACAGCGACGTGGGTTTTCCGCTCGACCGCTTCGAGCCCGAGCTGATCGACGAAATCCGGAAGTTCGCGCCCAGCCAGCTCGAAATTGCCGACCGCGACGGCAACGGGGAGATGGAGCTGGTGCTCAAGCACGTCTACATCGAGCGCCGCATGATCCCGCTCAACATCTTTCTGCAGGAAGCCTTCGACACGCTGGCCAACCCCGAAAGCCCGGCGCACGCCAAGCGCGCGCAAGAGCAGCTGGAGCACGCGGTCGTCGAATACGGCAACGCCATCAAGGACATGGTGGCCGCCAACATCTTTCCCGGCGACATGCTGTGGAAGAACTTCGGCGTCACGCGCGGCGGCAAGGTCGTGTTCTACGACTACGACGAAATCGAATACATCACCGACTGTCAGTTCCGCAAGGTGCCCGCGGCGCGCAACGAGGAAGACGAGATGAGCGGCGAGGTCTGGTACTCAGTGGGCCCGAAGGACGTGTTTCCCGAAACCTTCGGCCCTTTCTTGCTGGGCAACGACGCGGTGCGCGAAGCCTTCATGGCGCACCACGCCGACCTGCTCGACGCCGCCTTCTGGCAGCACCACAAGGAACGCATCCAGGCCGGGCAGATGCTCGATGTGTTCCCGTACGAAGAAGCGCAGCGCTTTCCGCACGACGGGCACGCGACGCATTTTTGA
- the can gene encoding carbonate dehydratase, producing MSDNLDDLFAHNRAWSAQMERDRPGFFTSLVKQQTPRYMWIGCSDSRVPANQITGLEPGEVFVHRNVANIVVHSDLNALSAIQFAVEHLKVEHIMVVGHYGCAGVKAALSGKRIGLADNWIRHIQDVRDRHAVMLDSLPEDVRVDALCELNVAEQVVNVAVSTVMVDAWGRGQKVKIHGWTFGVHDGLLQDLGLDVDGAKPLDAVYKAAVQRIRYKWSKPLGISPSAQAGADGTETVEAVPVVQPAAGNETKTG from the coding sequence ATGTCCGACAATCTTGATGACCTCTTCGCCCACAACCGTGCCTGGTCCGCACAAATGGAACGCGACCGGCCTGGCTTCTTCACCAGCCTGGTGAAGCAGCAGACGCCGCGCTACATGTGGATCGGCTGTTCCGACAGCCGCGTGCCCGCCAACCAGATCACCGGGCTGGAGCCTGGCGAGGTGTTCGTGCACCGCAACGTCGCCAACATCGTGGTGCATTCCGACTTGAACGCGCTCTCGGCCATTCAATTCGCGGTCGAGCACCTGAAGGTCGAGCACATCATGGTGGTCGGCCACTACGGCTGCGCCGGCGTCAAGGCGGCGCTCAGCGGCAAGCGCATCGGCCTGGCCGACAACTGGATCCGCCACATCCAGGACGTGCGCGACCGCCACGCCGTGATGCTCGACAGCCTGCCCGAAGACGTGCGCGTCGACGCACTGTGCGAGCTCAACGTGGCCGAGCAGGTGGTCAACGTGGCCGTCAGCACCGTCATGGTCGATGCCTGGGGACGCGGCCAGAAGGTCAAGATCCACGGCTGGACCTTCGGCGTGCACGACGGCCTGCTGCAGGACCTGGGCCTGGACGTCGACGGCGCCAAGCCGCTCGACGCGGTGTACAAGGCCGCGGTGCAACGCATCCGCTACAAGTGGAGCAAGCCGCTGGGCATCTCGCCGTCCGCCCAGGCCGGTGCCGACGGAACCGAAACCGTCGAAGCCGTCCCGGTCGTCCAGCCCGCTGCAGGCAACGAAACGAAAACCGGCTGA
- a CDS encoding MerR family transcriptional regulator, with protein sequence MSAQTFTISQLAKEFDLTTRAIRFYEDMGLLTPERAGMQRVYSARDRARLTLTLRAKRLGLSLTEAKEILDMYDSPRDTVAQLQKFLGVLGAHRAQLEEQLAELQANLAEVREHEKKGRAALAKAQRSAKAA encoded by the coding sequence ATGTCCGCGCAAACCTTCACCATCAGCCAGCTCGCGAAGGAGTTCGACCTGACGACGCGCGCCATTCGCTTCTATGAAGACATGGGGCTGCTGACGCCTGAGCGGGCCGGCATGCAGCGCGTTTACAGCGCGCGCGACCGGGCGCGGCTCACGCTCACGCTGCGCGCCAAGCGGCTGGGCCTGAGCCTGACGGAGGCCAAGGAAATCCTCGACATGTACGACAGCCCGCGCGACACCGTGGCGCAGCTGCAGAAATTTCTCGGCGTGCTGGGCGCTCACCGCGCCCAGCTGGAAGAACAGCTTGCCGAACTGCAGGCCAACCTGGCCGAAGTGCGCGAGCACGAGAAAAAAGGCCGCGCGGCACTGGCCAAGGCCCAGCGGTCGGCCAAGGCGGCCTGA